TGATGCAACAGGCGCTGCAGTATAAATGCGCTGCGAGTTTGGGCTTTCATCTGTTCAGGGACTGGCTGTGCAGTGGAGTCGGGAATATGCTTCAGATTAGCTACAGTTTAGCACTTCAAAAAGACCGATTGAATGATCCAAATGAAGGTAACTGCAGTGATGTGTATTTGTTCCTTTACTTTGGCATTTTTGACagctttgttttctgtttgtattcGATTTCTCTTTCAGCTGCTTCTACGTTTTCTTTGAAAGTCGTTTTTAACGTTCATGATAAATGTAATAATCAGATTAGGCTAAATAATGTCTGGGCCTctataattacatttgtattgcgtTGCCGATGATTATTAGCGGTGTCTTGTTGGGGTTTGTTCACGGATTGTGTCTGATTGCCCAGCGATACGTTCTCTCCTGACCGtcacgttcttgtagcgcagatgtccgcagttctgcgcagatctgcggaatcccacagatcccattggcggagccgcgcagaactgcggacatctgcgcttcACTGACTGCGTGTGCATCCTAACTGCACAATGGACGGCATGTAGATGTttaaaattgttttagttttttaaccaTTGGTTTGTTTAATCGCTGGGCTGTGTTTCCTTAAAATATGTTTAGTAAGTGTTTCGTTACTAGAAAGGTCTGTTACAAATGCTGTCGGTGCTTAGATTTCAAATGAAATCTAACATGGTTTATTGTCActagtaaatatataaatagaaacAGGGCAGACTGAGGTGTTTCAGTTAAAGTATAAGCTCATTAACTAGCTCCATGGTTCTTGTGGATTGGGACTTGGTGCTGTGTTTAAAGGGACTTGCCTCAACATTGTGTAGTCTGGAAATTTCCATTGGGAAACGGCTCATTCAAAGAGGTTCCCGGGCCATTGTTAATGTCTTCATCTGCCTGAAAAGAACCCCTGCTGACGGAGAGAAGCCTCAGGTTTTGAGATCATTCCTAGCACATTACAGTAACTGAAAAAGTGAAACACTCTGATAGTCTGTTAAACTTCTCCTGCCGCTTATTACAATGAGTGGGGTCACCTGCATAAAACAGGATAACTTCCTCAATctctaatgtatgtatttaatttattttcttaagttCAAATGCGTCCCTTCCAGTCATCCATTGTCTTGCCTCAGGTCCTCAATTCGAGCCcttctgtgtaattgtgctgttcATGGTCAGCAGCTATGGTCTGTTTAATGACAAGGCACTTCAGACATTCAATTGCTTGTGGGATAAACTTAAGTAATACAATATACAAGAATCTCTTGcttcataaagaaaaaaaaatgttcaaacAAAATAGCTTTAACCTAATCTATCTTATATTTTGTATCTGGAAAAAGCATCAGCTCTGTGTGCTGGTCGTGGTGGCAAAGGCATACCTTCGTTCTGACTTGATTGATTTGGATTGTAGATGTTGCATGTCATGGTAGGTGGTTTACAGTTTCAGCTCTGTAAGGAATGGTTGGAGTTTAAACAAGGTATGCCAAGTGCTGTTAACTTCGCAAATAATAAATTGGTGCATATGACTATGTTGgacttaattgttttttgtttccctcAGGAGCATGGTATTGAGATCCCACAAGCCCTTGGGAGAGGGCCGAGTTTTTTCATCCCGCCAGAAGAGGTAAGGTCGCACTGAATGAAGGCCCACAAATTACTGCATATTCTGCGATGTGTATTAAATTAAAAGGCAGCCCGCAGAAAAGGCATAAATAATGTAAAGATAACACCCATAACATGTTGAATTAAAGGTTGAGAGGAAGGAACGCAGAATAAGTGCTGCTAGGAGCAATTAATCAGTTAGTCAGATTGGTTTTAtcaatgtttaaccatttggGTTGGATGGTTGGGTTGGGTCGTGTTGTTGAGTAAGTGCTTTGATCTCCCAAGCTTTTTAGTCCATCCTGTGAAAAatgctgtttttattaaaattagaGTGTCATGAAGACCAACACTGAATAAGCCAGAAAACATGGTTATGTGAAGAATTTCTCTTCTCGCTCACAGGTTTTCATGTTTTCCATGGTGCTGATTCATCAATGCGTACTGCACGCTCCATTATAATACAGCCATAGCTCGTATGACACATAATAGGCGGTAGTATCCAATTAGCCTGAGGGGAGACTGATTTATAACTTTGTTGTTCTaagaaattatgtttaaaaaaaaaaaaaaaaaaagtgtcaataCTGCATACGAATTGTCAGCCTTTACACAGAAAATTATCTATTTGTTCACGCTGTCAGTCAGCGTTCAGTCTTGTCGGTAAGGAGGCTTTTGGTCTCTCCCCTCCATAGCAAGAGCAGTCATTTACTTAcagaagataaaataaatatcctGCATTTATTTGCATTAGTAGATTTGAAGGCTTCCAGGAACGAGCAGTAGGAAACAAATTCTGGTCTTTAGTCCGGCATCCTCTTGCTGGGACCGGCCCCTCCCTTAGTTACTCAGCAGTCCAGACTCGGAGAGGAAGTCTTGACAGGAATGCTGTTGCTCAATCCTGAACGTTCCAGGTTCGTACCTGTTGTCAACATGGAAGGCTGTTACAAAACTGTCCTTTGGAGGCGGGGCGGCCGGACACTTCTTGCATGTGGCTGACCACGGCTCTAGCACATGTAAATATACTGGAGTACAGGTTGAATACAGCGTAGAATAGGCATAAGGAGATTTTAGTATTGCTTTAGTcagtatacactatatatacatgcatctAAACTTGGGACATGCTGCCATCATTTATGTTTGCTGGCTTGACAAGTCTGTATGCATCCGTGTTATCAGGCATGTAATAAACTTCTGCAGGTCATACATTTGAAAATCGGTTGGAAATGTATAATGTtatgtaattttaatatttccTCATATTTGTGGCTGAATAGTGCATGTAACTGATTTAACTGCATCTATACTTGTGTCCTCTTTAAATTTGGCAGATTAATTCTTGATTCCAAATACTACACAACTCAGAAAATTACTTTGATGTACTCGGAAAGTACATGTAAATGCTGAGTACTTTTGGGCAGTGTACAAGCACTAAGTATATATTCTGACAAGTACGACCTCTACTGAGTATAGCAAAGTAGCCACAAATATTACTGGAGTACAAGAGCAAATTTGCCATTATAATCTTTAAgaacaatgtgtttatttttttgtttgtttccctgtTTAGGAGATGTAATTTCCCTACTTaatgattttcattttatttattgctgcatttggttggtttctgatgtTCACTTCCTGTGTGCGCGTGTTGGAAAGTCCCCCTTCAGATGGCGGGGGGCTGTATTTCCTTTCCTACTGTCAGGCTAATTGGAAGCTTGCCCTTCTTTGCTCAGATTATAGTTGTGCTCTCTTTAGTCACATTATTGAAGATCTGGCCTGACCCAGCTGACTTTTTTTTAACGCTCTCCTTCAGATGGAAAtggggtgtgtgtgtcgggAGGTCTCTGAGCAGTGTCTCATGTCTGTGTTGGGTGCTCTTTCCCTCAGTTTGCCGAGGATGGTGCTCAGGAAGGGAGGCAGCAAGTCCTGATTGAGGCGTTCGTGACCTTCGGCCGGCTGGACCACGTCACCATGGTGATGGGGCTGCATCCAGAGTACCTCGGCACCTTCGTGCGCACACAGCACTACCTGCTTCAGATGGATGGGCCGCTGCCGTACCACTGGAGACATTACATCGCCATAATGGTAACGGCCCAGCCATAAATCCTGCTCCACTATTGCATCACAAGGTCTATTAAGTAGAATAAACTATTtaaatccatatatatatattgcggTTGACTGATTATATCATATTtccgccccccctcccccaattaTGTTATAACGACGTGACAACTTACAGGCAGAAAAGGGATACAATCATGGTGATACAACCTGTAGTACTAACCCTCTACAAGATGTCGGAGGGGTGGAGCTTCTCCTTGACCAGATACCTTTGGTTACAacagttgtcttttttttttattggtgcAGGCTGCCGCCCGTCACCAGTGCTCCTACTTGGTCCAATTGCATGCCTCCAAGTTCGTGCAAGTGGGCGGAGACCCGCAGTGGTTGGATGGCCTGAGCGCTGCGCCCTTGAAGTTGCGCAGATTGAACGACCTGAACAAACTGCTGGCTCACCGGCCCTGGCTCATCACCAAGGAGCACATTGAGGTGAGAGCCCTGCCCAGCCCTGCCCCGCTCCTTCACTgtgaaaatacaattacaattagtATTCTGATGCTTTAATTGCAAATTGTAATTATAGCTACACTAAAGGAGCAACGAACATCTGCACATCACGTATTCATTTTCTATAAAGCACTAAATAATCGCCAGCACCAGTTCAGAAACCCACTGCTTTTCTCAAATGCATGCAGTCAAGAACAATTTGACTTTGTGTTGCTGCTGATAAAGTAGGACAAAGGAGCAAATTAATTATGTGAATCTGGTGTTGGAACAAGAATCAATTGGCGAACGGTGCTTTTAAGTGGTGTAAAGATCTCCAAGAGATAAATTGGGATCTGGGAAAATAATTCAGTTTGGTGTGCCATCATGGTCACAGATTGTTGTACTACTTGTTGTAACACAATAGGTATAATAATAAGATATTGCATATGAATAAGCAATACATAGAGGAGAATTATAGGAAATGGCAGCTATGATGCTTTTCTATTCTGCTTACGTTATCCACGTTTTCTCGTGCACGGATATAGAAAAGCTAAAATGGAGAAGCTTAATGTGTAATTCCAAAGGTTGGCCATGTTCAGGAGAAAACTATTAACCCTGCTTGTCTTCCTGTCTCAGGCTCTGGTGCGGCCTGGTGGCGAGGGCTGCTGGTCCCTGGCCGAGCTAATACACGCGGTGGTGCTGCTCACACACCACCACTCGCTCTCCTCCTTCATCTTCGGCTGCGGGGTCAACCCTGAGCCGGACCACGAGGGGGGTTACGCCTTCCGCCCCCCTTCCCCCCGGCCCACCGACAGCCCCGGGACAGACGATCGAGCCAACAGGCAGGGGGTGAGTGCCGTCTGCAGAGTTCTGTGTGGCCATGTGATATTCTCAGGAAGAACTCCAATCAATAGTCAATCAATCTAATACTACAAATCATAATGTTAATATGAATGTGTGACTGAGCTGCATAtaaagcctctctctctcactctctgccCAGGCGGCTGATGCCCTGCAAGAAGTGGAGGCCCTGATGAGGAAGATGAAGCTGCTGCAGGAGCAGGACGAGGAGGCCAGCCAAGAGGAGTGGGCCACGCGCTTCGAGAGGGAGAAGAGCGAGAGCCTGCTCGTCACACCCTCGGGTATGAATGCTGCCCTCGAGACTCCCCCAAACAAGTGCACCCCATCATCTGTATTGAGCATCTACTCTTCTCAGTCATGGACAAGGGTTTCCAAGAGTCCCAAACACATAAGCTGCCAACCCAAGCAGCCCATTCCACATGAGTAGATATTGGTGGTGTGGGAGGGGATTCTCTTGCATTTCACCCATGGATTTTGCAGGGTTCTGTGTAAAccctgtttttgtttctctgtgCAGAAGACAGCCCGCTGCCCCCTCCCACCAGTGTGTCACGATTCGCGGAGGACCCAGATTTCGGCTACGAGGATTTCACACGCAGAGGGGAGACCACGCCCCCTACCTTCCGTGCACAGGTAGGACATCAATACATGTGACTGGGGTTCGACTGGATCTGAcggaagcaaaacaaaacttgaAGACGGTTTGACTTTTGGCTTAAAGGAATGGGCTTTCCTAGAACGTGTTTTAAGGAGTTGGATTTAGTGTGATGGTTCTGGATTGGCTACAGCTTTTTTCCACCGCTGGTGTTCTTGGTTGCTTGTGCTCTGTTCTCTGAGTAATAACACAGCTCTGGTTTAAATGGGTTTTCCTTCTTTGTGCAGGATTACTCCTGGGAGGACCACGGCTACTCCCTGATCAACCGTCTGTACCCCGACGTTGGGCAGCTCCTAGACGAGAAGTTCCAATTGGTCTCCAACCTGACCTACAACACCATGGCCATGCACTGCGGAGTAGACACCTACATGCTGCGCAAAGCCGTCTGGAACTACATCCACTGCGTCTTTGGGATAAGGTGAGAGGCCCTCCCCCTCACTGTGTCGGATGTTAAGTTGTtgggttttgtatttatttttataccaaGGCTgggtgttaaggtacaacgcttcagttgaagcaaccttTCGGGttccagtgaatcaggcaccccagtgagcggtTCCAGTAACAGATGAGACTTTTCTGCAggagccttttatacatctccAAGCGGTATTTCACAGGAGGTTCGGGGCCATCCCGAACCTGGGTGATAATTTCTTCgcatatgtcccggggcagttccgaaacacgggaaacaatatttcataaaGTATTCTTTGTAATTAGTGCAGAAAGGGAGGCATTGACATCAAGGACGCAGTACGAGACAAACATGTTATGGATAGTTTCAGCTCGCTACTCGAAGAACTTGCCACCGCAGCAGAAATTGTTttcatctgccacacagataagagaaatcctaataagaacaagttttaactaatcacttactggaaagtttcttattttctaacagttatacagtgggtatatacaatgcATAGAGGGCAATTTTACCCCGACACTGGGGGTCTGTTCCTTACTGTAGGCTCTTTTGCATAGACTAGGAAGTCACTGTGACAATGTCTCTACACAGGTTCGATGACTATGATTACGGCGATGTGAACCAACTGTTGGAGATAAGCCTGAAGGTTTACATTAAAACGGTGGTGTGCTACCCGGAGAAGACCACGCGCAGGATGTACAACAGCTTCTGGAGACACTTCAAACATTCAGAGAAGGTACAGAAGCACTAGCTGCAGTAAAGCTATACATCTATGCTCTAGAtgtcatgtttatttaattttcctcTTTCAAAATGCATCGAT
This is a stretch of genomic DNA from Amia ocellicauda isolate fAmiCal2 chromosome 11, fAmiCal2.hap1, whole genome shotgun sequence. It encodes these proteins:
- the sesn2 gene encoding sestrin-2 isoform X2; this encodes MIQMKEHGIEIPQALGRGPSFFIPPEEFAEDGAQEGRQQVLIEAFVTFGRLDHVTMVMGLHPEYLGTFVRTQHYLLQMDGPLPYHWRHYIAIMAAARHQCSYLVQLHASKFVQVGGDPQWLDGLSAAPLKLRRLNDLNKLLAHRPWLITKEHIEALVRPGGEGCWSLAELIHAVVLLTHHHSLSSFIFGCGVNPEPDHEGGYAFRPPSPRPTDSPGTDDRANRQGAADALQEVEALMRKMKLLQEQDEEASQEEWATRFEREKSESLLVTPSEDSPLPPPTSVSRFAEDPDFGYEDFTRRGETTPPTFRAQDYSWEDHGYSLINRLYPDVGQLLDEKFQLVSNLTYNTMAMHCGVDTYMLRKAVWNYIHCVFGIRFDDYDYGDVNQLLEISLKVYIKTVVCYPEKTTRRMYNSFWRHFKHSEKVHVNLLLLESRMHAALLYALRAITRYMT
- the sesn2 gene encoding sestrin-2 isoform X1; this translates as MLEMTPVPVSASGWSKSAEANQAESERKRTSSDPMWDSRRFGGLCSRDEGEREAALVALSQGVLLCVERGAAAEGSVSLDKDTLLQMLRVSKKCPFRDIRQKVAELLHTVQEHGIEIPQALGRGPSFFIPPEEFAEDGAQEGRQQVLIEAFVTFGRLDHVTMVMGLHPEYLGTFVRTQHYLLQMDGPLPYHWRHYIAIMAAARHQCSYLVQLHASKFVQVGGDPQWLDGLSAAPLKLRRLNDLNKLLAHRPWLITKEHIEALVRPGGEGCWSLAELIHAVVLLTHHHSLSSFIFGCGVNPEPDHEGGYAFRPPSPRPTDSPGTDDRANRQGAADALQEVEALMRKMKLLQEQDEEASQEEWATRFEREKSESLLVTPSEDSPLPPPTSVSRFAEDPDFGYEDFTRRGETTPPTFRAQDYSWEDHGYSLINRLYPDVGQLLDEKFQLVSNLTYNTMAMHCGVDTYMLRKAVWNYIHCVFGIRFDDYDYGDVNQLLEISLKVYIKTVVCYPEKTTRRMYNSFWRHFKHSEKVHVNLLLLESRMHAALLYALRAITRYMT